One Bradyrhizobium zhanjiangense DNA segment encodes these proteins:
- a CDS encoding HutD family protein encodes MKIVRANECRRTPWKNGGGSTTEIAISPPGASLNAFDWRISMGHIASDGPFSEFPGIDRTLAVVGGNGLSLTIGSAQPVVLDRNTAPVSFPGDTPTSARLLAGEIVDLNVMTLRDQFEHRLLQVRQPIDCDFIGYDVAVVVAPFDDVCLYSADSKATTLACGDAAILMRETDFKCQIAPAAAAACYLVVLRQCRGQIGRT; translated from the coding sequence ATGAAGATTGTTCGCGCTAATGAATGTCGAAGGACGCCCTGGAAGAACGGCGGCGGCTCGACGACGGAGATTGCTATCTCGCCACCAGGTGCCTCGCTCAATGCGTTCGACTGGCGCATCAGCATGGGCCACATCGCTTCTGACGGCCCGTTCTCTGAATTTCCCGGCATCGACCGTACCCTTGCCGTCGTCGGGGGGAACGGACTATCCCTCACAATCGGGAGTGCCCAGCCGGTCGTGCTGGATCGCAATACCGCCCCTGTGAGCTTTCCCGGCGATACTCCGACCTCGGCGCGATTACTCGCCGGCGAAATCGTGGATCTCAATGTGATGACGCTGCGAGACCAATTCGAGCATCGGCTCCTGCAGGTCCGCCAACCGATAGATTGCGATTTCATCGGGTATGACGTCGCCGTCGTCGTTGCCCCATTTGACGACGTCTGCCTTTATTCAGCCGACAGCAAGGCGACAACACTGGCATGCGGTGACGCGGCCATCTTGATGCGCGAAACCGACTTCAAATGTCAAATAGCTCCCGCCGCTGCGGCTGCGTGCTATCTGGTGGTGCTCCGTCAATGCCGAGGTCAAATCGGCCGGACGTAG
- a CDS encoding phosphate/phosphite/phosphonate ABC transporter substrate-binding protein, which yields MNTSQAHTDMCYAANARMYSVNSQAAVAWKGLFGWLARVSGVNLDIVDHAFPRPLAELWSRRDLGCAFMCGFPFMLAKHRPQPVVAPIPANAPVPGRSVYATRFLVRSDSEFQTIEDTFGGRLGYTVEDSHSGYNAVRHHLLPYYRRRGTELYRESIGPLTTPRGVMDAIIAGDVDVGPLDSYALDLMIRHEPQLGSRVRIVATTEPAPIPFLVAAPGCPDDIVAKLQATLTTFAKASECAFLRDALCLNGFAPVEIGDYELILRWDAEARAAGYVRPI from the coding sequence GTGAACACCAGTCAGGCACATACCGACATGTGCTATGCCGCGAATGCGCGAATGTATTCGGTTAATTCCCAGGCAGCGGTCGCATGGAAGGGGCTGTTCGGCTGGCTCGCTCGCGTTAGCGGGGTCAACCTCGATATTGTAGATCATGCCTTTCCGCGTCCCTTGGCGGAGCTTTGGTCACGGCGCGATCTCGGTTGCGCCTTTATGTGCGGATTTCCGTTCATGTTGGCGAAACATCGGCCCCAGCCGGTCGTTGCGCCGATTCCCGCCAACGCTCCGGTTCCCGGACGCTCGGTCTATGCGACAAGGTTCCTGGTACGCTCGGACTCGGAATTTCAGACGATCGAGGACACTTTTGGCGGCCGGCTCGGTTACACCGTCGAGGACTCTCATTCCGGTTACAATGCGGTGCGCCATCACCTCCTGCCATATTACCGCCGGCGCGGTACCGAGCTCTATCGCGAAAGTATCGGTCCGCTGACGACCCCGCGCGGGGTTATGGACGCGATTATTGCCGGTGATGTCGACGTCGGCCCGCTTGACAGTTACGCGCTGGATCTGATGATCCGTCACGAACCGCAGCTTGGCTCCCGGGTCAGGATCGTTGCAACGACCGAACCTGCGCCGATTCCGTTTCTCGTAGCCGCACCCGGATGTCCCGACGATATTGTGGCCAAGTTGCAGGCAACTCTCACGACCTTTGCCAAGGCGTCCGAGTGCGCTTTCTTGCGAGACGCATTGTGTCTTAACGGTTTCGCTCCTGTCGAGATTGGGGACTACGAACTGATATTGCGTTGGGACGCCGAGGCGCGCGCGGCAGGCTACGTCCGGCCGATTTGA
- a CDS encoding ornithine cyclodeaminase family protein — protein sequence MPPIYISYLNRLDIDELKITDEEILAAIETSLAAQGRGDTVIEPRVHLEPGAANGHFNVLRGAIKPPIDRAGVKIVGDFVDNYKLGLHSELGILALFDPRTGAPRAIMDASGITDMRTGAVTAIGAKYLARKNSRILGHIGARGTAYWNVRLLDHLFDFDEIRVHSRREESRNDFADRLSQDLGKKVVATADWKSCLDGADIVVEASRLDKPTPMLKTEWIKKGAFVVPYGTMSAIELSLTDIMTKLVVDDWGQCKGGKFGSLRAHVEAGKLSEKTLHAELGQIVAGLKPGRESDAETNLLWHRGLSLSDIALGHAMLEKAERIGVGQRLRFA from the coding sequence ATGCCGCCAATCTATATCTCCTACTTGAACCGCCTCGACATCGACGAACTCAAGATTACCGACGAAGAGATCCTCGCGGCCATCGAAACGAGTCTTGCGGCGCAAGGAAGAGGTGACACGGTTATCGAGCCCCGCGTCCATCTCGAACCAGGCGCCGCCAACGGGCATTTCAACGTTTTGCGTGGGGCGATAAAGCCGCCGATCGATAGGGCTGGAGTCAAGATCGTCGGTGACTTCGTAGACAACTACAAGCTCGGTCTTCATTCGGAGCTTGGCATCTTGGCCCTGTTTGATCCTCGGACCGGCGCTCCAAGGGCAATCATGGATGCGAGCGGAATCACCGACATGCGAACCGGGGCGGTCACGGCGATCGGTGCCAAGTATTTGGCTCGCAAGAACTCAAGAATACTTGGTCACATCGGTGCGCGGGGGACGGCCTATTGGAACGTGCGGCTGCTTGATCATCTCTTCGACTTCGATGAGATCCGCGTCCATTCGCGCCGGGAGGAGAGCCGGAACGATTTCGCAGATCGACTCAGTCAGGATCTCGGCAAGAAGGTCGTGGCGACCGCTGACTGGAAGTCGTGTCTTGACGGGGCGGACATCGTGGTCGAGGCGTCCCGTCTCGACAAACCGACGCCGATGCTCAAGACCGAGTGGATCAAGAAGGGCGCTTTTGTCGTGCCCTACGGTACGATGAGTGCAATCGAACTCTCGCTGACCGATATCATGACAAAGCTGGTTGTCGATGATTGGGGGCAGTGCAAGGGCGGGAAGTTCGGTAGTCTTCGTGCTCACGTCGAAGCGGGCAAGCTGTCCGAAAAGACGCTCCATGCCGAACTGGGCCAGATTGTTGCTGGTCTCAAGCCAGGTCGCGAAAGCGATGCGGAAACCAATCTGCTTTGGCATCGCGGGCTCTCACTGTCCGATATAGCGCTGGGCCATGCAATGCTGGAAAAGGCCGAGCGGATCGGGGTAGGCCAGCGCTTGCGCTTTGCGTGA
- a CDS encoding HNH endonuclease signature motif containing protein, producing MAASYPTKVLLAFRSGGVCAFPKCGKHLTYEAKSGEDTYVAEAAHIRGEKPNAARYDASMTDDERDSVHNLIFMCTDHHTIIDKVEPDWPTPTLRALKATHETQVRQAMEEAFADVEFPELERAVSWVTSQVPTANGSFDLVAPAEKIKKNALTNGSRHIIAAGMMSRATVAAYVEAETQLDPDFPERLKAGFLAEYYFLRAKGHQGDELFELMCSFAQRGLRNHADRTAGISVLIYLFEICDVFEK from the coding sequence ATGGCCGCCAGCTATCCGACGAAGGTCCTTCTGGCATTCCGGAGCGGCGGCGTGTGCGCCTTTCCAAAATGCGGAAAGCACCTCACCTATGAAGCGAAATCTGGCGAAGACACCTACGTCGCCGAGGCCGCCCACATACGCGGGGAAAAGCCAAATGCGGCGCGCTACGACGCGTCGATGACCGACGACGAGCGCGACAGCGTGCACAACCTCATTTTCATGTGCACGGACCACCACACTATCATCGATAAGGTCGAGCCCGATTGGCCGACTCCTACCCTGCGGGCGCTCAAGGCAACCCACGAGACCCAAGTCCGGCAAGCGATGGAAGAGGCGTTCGCGGACGTGGAGTTTCCCGAGCTCGAACGAGCCGTCTCTTGGGTGACCTCACAGGTCCCAACGGCAAACGGATCATTCGACCTCGTAGCGCCGGCCGAGAAGATAAAGAAAAACGCTCTGACGAACGGTTCTCGTCACATCATCGCCGCCGGGATGATGTCGCGCGCCACGGTAGCGGCCTACGTCGAAGCCGAAACGCAGCTAGACCCGGACTTTCCTGAACGCCTGAAAGCCGGCTTCCTGGCGGAGTACTACTTCCTTCGCGCAAAAGGCCACCAGGGAGACGAACTTTTCGAGTTAATGTGTTCGTTCGCGCAGCGGGGCCTTAGAAACCATGCCGACCGCACCGCGGGAATTTCAGTCCTGATATATCTGTTCGAGATCTGCGACGTGTTCGAGAAATGA
- a CDS encoding ABC-three component system middle component 6 — protein sequence MILPTKHIAEQEALIGVGATLLAHLVTPMTVSGLWERLKGEPNVGTFERFALAANLLYLIGAIDLKDGIIVRVVS from the coding sequence ATGATCCTTCCCACGAAGCATATCGCTGAGCAAGAGGCGCTTATCGGAGTGGGCGCAACGCTGCTCGCTCACCTCGTCACCCCCATGACCGTGTCGGGACTGTGGGAGCGTCTTAAAGGCGAACCAAACGTAGGAACGTTCGAGCGCTTCGCGCTTGCCGCAAATCTCCTCTACCTCATCGGCGCCATCGACCTGAAGGACGGCATCATCGTGAGGGTCGTATCGTGA
- a CDS encoding DUF2326 domain-containing protein, protein MRANRRGFHGIIFTAGVNLVLADRSNTSGEKDTTNALGKSTLIDIIDFCLASNTAPGKGLRVDALQGWAFTLDLTIAGSDVCVTRATDAPSFFAIEGPTEGWPLRPTNNKEGVPGFDAKKWRAVLAWALFGLTEASAGRGYKPSARSLLSYFNRNQPAAYNTPFKYFDNQKVWDIQVHNAFLLGLDWDKAVMWQQLKDQRNALDALKQAIKTGAVDGELASLGELEAERLQLSTQLERERAALSTFQVMPQYREIEAQANTLTAEIHALVNLNITDRRRLDRYRETVVAEGPPTDDRLEALYTEAGVALPGAVIKTLAAARAFNEQIVTNRRQFIASEIAALEVGLEARNAEIAALTERRAGYLNALAGQGALEELTQLQELFAATRLKVDELTSRITQLRQMTTKADTIKVETVELKRAAALDYEERRPLWSQALSLFSDFSEHLYKTPGRLVIDIDDTGYKFDVEIAGSPSEGISKMKIFCYDLMLLCFARQRGLGIDFLIHDSTIFDGVDPRQRAHALELAAEMSAKYGFQYICTLNTDMVPVSDFSSTFDHQALVRLRLTDTDPSGSLLGFRY, encoded by the coding sequence GTGCGTGCTAATCGACGGGGCTTCCACGGCATCATTTTCACGGCTGGCGTCAACCTTGTCCTCGCCGACCGCTCGAACACCTCGGGCGAGAAAGACACGACGAATGCCCTCGGCAAATCGACCCTGATCGATATCATCGACTTCTGCCTTGCCAGCAACACGGCCCCAGGTAAAGGGCTCCGCGTGGACGCCCTGCAGGGCTGGGCATTCACGTTGGACCTAACCATCGCCGGCAGTGACGTCTGCGTCACGCGTGCGACGGATGCGCCTTCCTTCTTCGCAATCGAAGGACCGACCGAAGGATGGCCGCTCCGTCCGACGAACAACAAGGAAGGCGTGCCCGGATTCGATGCTAAGAAATGGAGAGCCGTACTCGCCTGGGCGCTGTTTGGGCTCACCGAGGCATCAGCTGGGCGCGGATACAAGCCGTCCGCCCGATCGCTGCTCTCCTACTTCAATCGCAACCAGCCCGCCGCCTACAACACGCCCTTCAAATACTTCGACAATCAAAAGGTCTGGGACATTCAGGTCCACAACGCCTTCCTGCTCGGCCTCGACTGGGATAAGGCGGTTATGTGGCAGCAATTGAAGGACCAAAGAAACGCGCTCGACGCTCTGAAACAGGCCATCAAAACGGGCGCAGTCGATGGTGAACTGGCGTCGCTCGGTGAACTTGAAGCAGAGCGACTGCAGCTATCGACCCAGCTAGAGCGCGAACGCGCCGCCCTATCGACCTTTCAGGTTATGCCTCAATACCGCGAGATCGAAGCTCAGGCGAACACGCTGACAGCGGAGATCCATGCGCTAGTCAACTTGAACATCACCGATAGGCGCAGGCTCGATCGATATCGCGAGACCGTGGTTGCCGAGGGCCCGCCAACGGATGATCGCCTCGAAGCGCTGTACACCGAGGCTGGCGTCGCGCTGCCCGGCGCCGTGATCAAGACCCTGGCTGCTGCTCGGGCCTTCAACGAGCAGATCGTCACCAATCGTCGCCAGTTTATCGCGAGCGAGATCGCCGCGCTCGAAGTTGGCCTGGAGGCGAGAAACGCCGAAATTGCGGCGCTAACGGAACGACGAGCCGGATATCTCAATGCCCTTGCTGGACAGGGGGCCCTTGAAGAATTAACCCAGCTTCAGGAGCTCTTCGCCGCAACCAGACTTAAGGTCGACGAGCTCACCAGCCGCATCACCCAGTTGCGGCAGATGACGACCAAAGCCGACACGATCAAGGTCGAGACGGTCGAACTCAAGCGCGCTGCCGCGCTCGACTATGAAGAGCGTCGTCCGCTGTGGTCTCAAGCGCTCAGCTTGTTCTCGGATTTCTCCGAACACCTCTACAAGACCCCGGGGCGCCTGGTCATCGATATCGACGACACGGGCTACAAGTTCGATGTCGAGATCGCTGGCAGCCCGAGCGAAGGCATCAGCAAGATGAAGATTTTCTGCTATGATCTCATGCTCTTGTGCTTCGCACGCCAGCGCGGTCTGGGCATAGACTTCCTTATCCATGACAGCACCATCTTTGACGGTGTCGATCCGCGGCAGCGAGCGCATGCGCTCGAACTCGCCGCCGAGATGTCCGCCAAGTATGGCTTTCAATACATCTGCACGCTCAACACCGATATGGTGCCGGTGAGCGACTTCTCCTCCACCTTCGACCATCAGGCGCTTGTCCGCCTACGGCTGACGGACACTGACCCGAGCGGCAGCCTGCTCGGCTTCCGATATTGA
- a CDS encoding DUF2130 domain-containing protein, producing MHEIICPHCDKAFKVDESGYAEILKQVRDGDFEKQLHQRLELAERDKRNAVELAKATISSDMQKTGAAKDAEIQELKSKLEASAVNQKLAVTEALSVVEKQRDTLANALAQTEREKKASSELADALLASELHKVSAAKEEEIRVLQAKLQAVELEKKLAVTQAVGTIEKERDELKNGIKQVQLEKQLSEQSLKDKYETQIKDRDDTIDRLKDMKARLSTKMVGETLEQHCETEFNRVRSMAFPRAYFEKDNDARTGSKGDYIFRDSDDAGTEIISIMFEMKNESDRTATKSRNEDFLKELDRDRAEKGCEYAVLVSLLEPDSELYNTGIVDVFHRYPKMYVIRPQFFLPMITLLRNAATNSLKYKTELALVKAQNIDVTQFENQLETFKNGFAKNYDLASRNFQTAINEIDKSIDHLQKTKDALIGADRNLRLANDKAQDVTIKKLTRGNPTMAAKFAELKAPAVEAAE from the coding sequence ATGCACGAGATCATCTGTCCCCACTGTGACAAGGCCTTCAAGGTCGACGAGTCCGGCTATGCCGAGATTCTGAAGCAGGTCCGTGACGGAGATTTTGAAAAACAACTGCACCAGCGGCTGGAATTGGCCGAGCGCGACAAGCGGAACGCTGTGGAATTGGCCAAGGCAACTATTAGCAGCGATATGCAGAAGACCGGGGCCGCCAAGGATGCCGAAATTCAGGAACTGAAGTCCAAGCTTGAGGCGAGCGCGGTCAATCAAAAGCTCGCCGTCACCGAAGCTCTCAGCGTAGTGGAGAAACAGCGAGACACGCTCGCGAACGCGCTCGCGCAGACTGAACGCGAGAAGAAGGCTTCGTCAGAGCTCGCCGACGCCCTTCTGGCCAGCGAGCTGCACAAGGTTTCTGCTGCCAAGGAAGAGGAAATCCGAGTGTTGCAAGCCAAGCTCCAGGCCGTTGAGCTCGAGAAAAAGCTCGCCGTAACCCAGGCCGTAGGTACGATCGAAAAAGAGCGCGATGAGCTGAAGAACGGCATCAAGCAGGTACAGCTTGAAAAGCAGCTCTCTGAACAGTCGCTCAAAGACAAGTACGAGACCCAGATCAAGGATCGCGACGACACGATCGATCGCCTGAAGGATATGAAGGCCCGACTGTCGACCAAGATGGTTGGCGAGACGCTCGAACAGCACTGCGAGACTGAGTTCAACCGAGTGCGCTCGATGGCCTTTCCGCGGGCCTACTTCGAGAAGGATAACGACGCTCGAACCGGCAGTAAGGGCGATTACATCTTTCGGGACTCAGACGACGCCGGCACCGAGATCATCTCTATCATGTTCGAGATGAAGAACGAGAGCGATAGAACCGCTACGAAGAGCAGGAACGAGGACTTTCTCAAGGAACTCGATCGGGATCGCGCCGAAAAGGGCTGCGAGTATGCCGTCCTGGTCTCATTGCTCGAACCCGACAGCGAACTTTATAATACCGGTATCGTTGACGTCTTTCACCGCTATCCGAAGATGTATGTCATCCGGCCGCAGTTCTTCCTGCCAATGATCACGCTACTGCGAAACGCGGCCACCAACTCTTTGAAATACAAGACAGAGCTAGCGCTCGTTAAGGCGCAAAACATAGATGTTACGCAGTTTGAGAATCAGCTTGAGACTTTCAAGAACGGGTTCGCCAAGAATTACGATCTTGCCTCCAGGAATTTCCAGACGGCGATCAACGAGATTGATAAGTCCATCGACCATCTACAGAAGACAAAAGATGCGTTGATCGGGGCTGACCGCAACCTGCGCCTGGCGAACGACAAGGCCCAGGATGTCACGATTAAGAAGCTGACGCGGGGCAATCCGACGATGGCCGCCAAGTTCGCGGAGCTCAAAGCTCCAGCGGTTGAAGCAGCCGAATAA
- a CDS encoding DEAD/DEAH box helicase produces MSTKFLSTCESEHVAVRLVQPRSLGIGAPKELGQDAWASVEDRLQPIARRLIALARDKVATWDGNKLLIPNDTAAEFTSSFGGMIGLPGPAPVMVDVSFAGTLSSDPSVRLIWKDTSYLIIDSQRMGILLQWGGRSGVLQGALLQLVAAAEAFNAVAQKTIEERVEKWAAVTAALARVDPAMVEADEFTRSFTVFQAGSFSLDVRDIPGSLDFVPILMSRSKARSLDDNAPALDTDGETDQNPFDELVDEEANRLLAATDQSAFQRAFEGEHEVSRAYRLRRTTYVLIDPDLRGALRIVKNARSAPDAQKREFVKNPRAAIAKELGLGASDGLSSALFVETRQYSDRVTGLGLWERPELSWLSNSSTQWLPERFPVRLGDSEVEVTREEVEKLHDECRQAEAEKRDNVAFKGAEIPVEEARQILGQVIGSAATDPDLAISSDAEDRSRGNETEQHNHKGPFVVQIKTNFKDVSYEATLVPRRAFVETTAPTERLGRNAFKPHQADGFKWLIHSWLAGWQGVLLADDMGLGKSFQSLAFLSWIRKNSEIQTRNKGSRSLPILVVAPTALLQNWIKEAGLHLVPDALGPNRADVFGSGIRKFRNMEQTTANIEPLDWRKIADHDWVLTTYETLADNHVAFAKIRFSAAVFDEIQKIKEPGTLNTWASKAMNADFVLGLSGTPIENRIEDLWSIMDRVSPGLLGDLQTFSKTYRDADIDRYRALSDLLLKPSTSAPSIILRRMKEDVKISLPSKTVVPYPVEMPPLQAKYYDDVVEKALAPSERNRGAMLETVQRLRGISLFPGDPSKFDLTKREDCLAWIGQSARLGKTFEILRNVQRRGERALVFVEHRAMQVMLAEAIATDMNIPRPIIINGSTPGARRQALVDDFEEGRESFDVMILSPKAAGVGLTILSANHVVHLSRWWNPAVEDQCNDRVYRIGQTKPVTIHVPLARHPKWGDKSFDMSLDRLLAKKREMSKGLLAPPVSEGDLDEVFDDLRKSA; encoded by the coding sequence ATGAGCACGAAGTTTCTTTCGACATGCGAGAGCGAACATGTCGCCGTACGGCTCGTCCAGCCACGGAGTCTCGGAATCGGAGCCCCGAAGGAGCTCGGCCAAGACGCGTGGGCGTCTGTTGAAGACCGGTTGCAGCCCATCGCTCGACGCCTAATCGCGCTCGCGCGCGATAAGGTCGCGACCTGGGACGGAAACAAGCTTCTGATTCCCAATGACACGGCCGCCGAATTCACTTCGTCGTTTGGCGGTATGATCGGACTGCCTGGTCCCGCACCAGTAATGGTGGACGTCTCATTCGCGGGCACCCTAAGTAGCGATCCCTCTGTTCGCCTTATCTGGAAAGACACGAGCTATTTGATCATTGACTCGCAGCGGATGGGCATTCTGTTGCAGTGGGGCGGCAGGTCTGGTGTTCTTCAAGGAGCGCTCCTCCAACTCGTCGCCGCAGCCGAGGCGTTCAACGCCGTCGCGCAGAAGACAATCGAGGAAAGGGTGGAGAAGTGGGCCGCTGTCACGGCCGCGCTCGCACGGGTCGACCCGGCTATGGTCGAAGCTGACGAATTTACTAGGAGCTTCACTGTCTTTCAGGCTGGCTCATTCTCGCTCGATGTTCGAGACATCCCCGGCTCGCTTGACTTTGTTCCCATACTTATGAGCCGCAGCAAAGCCAGGTCTCTGGATGACAACGCCCCAGCTCTCGATACGGACGGCGAAACAGACCAGAACCCTTTCGACGAATTGGTCGACGAGGAAGCAAATCGGCTTTTGGCTGCGACCGATCAGTCTGCCTTCCAGCGTGCCTTCGAGGGCGAACACGAAGTCAGCCGGGCCTATCGGTTACGCCGCACGACGTACGTACTAATCGACCCGGATCTGCGGGGGGCGCTAAGAATCGTCAAGAATGCTCGTTCGGCACCGGATGCTCAGAAGCGAGAATTCGTCAAGAACCCGCGCGCAGCCATCGCGAAAGAGCTCGGACTTGGAGCGTCCGATGGCCTCTCCAGCGCGCTATTCGTGGAGACTCGCCAATACTCCGACCGGGTAACTGGACTCGGGCTGTGGGAGCGCCCCGAGCTATCGTGGTTGTCGAATTCCTCCACGCAATGGCTGCCCGAGCGGTTTCCGGTACGATTGGGTGACTCTGAGGTCGAGGTTACACGGGAAGAAGTCGAGAAGCTGCATGATGAGTGTCGTCAGGCCGAGGCAGAGAAACGGGACAACGTTGCCTTCAAGGGCGCCGAGATCCCCGTGGAGGAGGCTCGCCAGATACTCGGACAGGTGATCGGAAGCGCTGCTACGGACCCTGATTTGGCCATCTCGTCTGATGCGGAAGATCGGTCGCGCGGGAACGAGACAGAACAGCATAACCACAAGGGCCCGTTCGTCGTCCAGATCAAGACCAACTTCAAGGATGTTAGCTACGAAGCAACACTGGTACCACGGCGCGCGTTCGTTGAAACGACCGCGCCCACCGAACGCCTCGGCAGAAATGCTTTCAAGCCGCATCAGGCCGATGGCTTCAAATGGCTGATCCACTCGTGGCTTGCCGGCTGGCAAGGTGTTCTTCTTGCCGATGATATGGGGCTCGGAAAGAGCTTCCAGTCGCTCGCATTCCTCTCGTGGATTCGCAAGAACTCTGAAATCCAAACGCGTAATAAGGGTAGCCGATCGCTTCCCATCCTCGTTGTTGCTCCCACCGCCCTTCTCCAAAACTGGATCAAGGAGGCGGGACTGCATCTCGTTCCAGATGCGCTCGGACCGAACAGAGCAGATGTCTTCGGATCGGGCATCCGCAAGTTTAGGAACATGGAGCAAACTACTGCAAACATCGAACCGCTTGACTGGCGCAAGATCGCTGACCACGACTGGGTATTGACGACTTACGAAACCCTCGCCGACAACCACGTGGCCTTCGCGAAGATAAGGTTTTCCGCTGCGGTCTTCGATGAGATCCAGAAGATAAAGGAGCCGGGCACCCTGAACACATGGGCGTCGAAGGCGATGAACGCGGATTTCGTCCTCGGGTTGAGCGGTACTCCGATCGAGAATCGTATCGAAGACCTATGGTCGATAATGGACCGCGTGTCGCCGGGCCTGCTCGGTGATCTTCAGACATTCTCCAAGACCTATCGTGATGCTGACATAGACCGGTACCGCGCGCTGTCCGACCTTCTTCTGAAGCCGAGCACGAGCGCGCCCTCGATCATTCTGCGTCGGATGAAGGAGGACGTGAAGATCTCGCTTCCGAGCAAAACAGTAGTTCCATACCCTGTCGAGATGCCGCCGCTGCAAGCGAAGTATTACGACGACGTGGTCGAGAAGGCGCTGGCGCCGAGCGAGCGCAATCGAGGTGCTATGCTCGAGACCGTCCAGCGGTTGCGAGGAATCAGTCTTTTTCCGGGAGATCCCAGCAAGTTTGACCTGACTAAGCGAGAAGATTGCCTCGCTTGGATTGGCCAATCAGCAAGGCTCGGGAAGACCTTTGAGATACTTCGAAACGTCCAGCGTCGCGGCGAGCGTGCTCTCGTCTTCGTCGAACACCGCGCCATGCAAGTAATGTTGGCGGAGGCGATCGCGACCGATATGAACATTCCCCGCCCGATCATCATCAACGGCAGCACGCCGGGAGCAAGACGACAGGCCTTAGTGGACGATTTCGAGGAGGGGCGGGAGTCGTTCGATGTCATGATTCTCTCGCCGAAGGCTGCTGGCGTCGGTCTGACAATCCTGTCTGCGAATCACGTCGTTCATCTCAGCCGGTGGTGGAACCCCGCCGTCGAGGACCAGTGCAACGATCGGGTTTACCGCATTGGACAGACCAAGCCCGTCACTATTCACGTGCCCCTAGCGCGCCACCCGAAGTGGGGAGACAAATCGTTTGACATGTCGCTAGATCGACTTCTGGCTAAAAAACGAGAAATGTCCAAAGGCCTGTTGGCCCCGCCTGTTTCCGAAGGTGATCTCGATGAGGTCTTCGACGACCTCAGGAAATCTGCCTAA